From one Gossypium hirsutum isolate 1008001.06 chromosome D08, Gossypium_hirsutum_v2.1, whole genome shotgun sequence genomic stretch:
- the LOC107909211 gene encoding CBL-interacting serine/threonine-protein kinase 21 isoform X4: MGLATTIGKYQLGRTIGEGTFAKVKLAVDTTNGHHVAIKIIDKAMVLESNLKYQVQSEIRTMKLLHHPNVVRIHEVIGSKTKIYIIMEYISGGQLSDKLSYAKKLSEPEGRKIFQQLIDAVDHCHGKGVYHRDLKPENLLLDSKGNLKVTDFGLSALRKPGDMLTTACGSPCYVAPELLANKGYNGAAADIWSCGVILFELLAGYLPFDDRNLVVLYKKISGAQYTCPPWFTGPQRKLIARILDPNPKRRITIPEITEDAWFQTDYTPSCGYEYEEKIDLDDVSVTFDTVEEQNAEMKTQKFSNFINAFQLIAMSHDLDLSGLFEGQDGKRQRTTIGSKHTVNETIKKIEAAAMDVSLSVERMNSFKVIVVAPTNCVVEISKSAGEIAVYKELQRRKRQNRRPARIFLLLKIGLINLVSTSILSVS, from the exons ATGGGGCTTGCAACAACTATAGGTAAATATCAGCTAGGTAGAACTATTGGAGAAGGTACCTTTGCCAAGGTCAAGCTGGCTGTGGACACCACCAACGGTCATCACGTTGCCATCAAGATTATCGATAAGGCCATGGTGCTGGAAAGCAATCTCAAGTATCAG GTACAAAGCGAGATACGGACCATGAAGCTTCTACATCACCCCAATGTTGTAAGAATACATGAG GTTATTGGCTCCAAGACGAAGATATACATAATAATGGAGTACATATCAGGAGGGCAACTTTCAGACAAATTG TCTTATGCCAAAAAATTGAGTGAACCAGAGGGAAGAAAAATTTTCCAGCAATTAATAGATGCAGTAGACCATTGCCATGGAAAAGGAGTCTACCACAGAGATCTAAAG CCAGAGAATTTGCTTTTGGACAGTAAGGGAAACCTTAAAGTAACTGATTTTGGACTGAGTGCTTTGAGGAAG CCAGGAGATATGCTAACTACAGCGTGTGGCTCGCCATGCTACGTAGCACCAGAG CTACTTGCAAATAAGGGCTATAATGGAGCAGCTGCTGATATTTGGTCTTGTGGTGTCATCCTTTTCGAACTACTTGCTGGCTACTTACCATTTGATGATCGTAATCTTGTTGTTTTATACAAGAAG ATATCTGGAGCACAATACACATGTCCGCCATGGTTTACAGGACCTCAGAGGAAGCTGATTGCGCGAATACTTGATCCGAATCCAAAAAGG AGGATAACAATTCCAGAAATCACTGAAGATGCATGGTTTCAAACAGATTATACGCCTTCGTGCGGCTATGAATACGAAGAGAAAATAGACCTGGATGATGTTAGTGTCACCTTCGATACAGTTGAG GAACAAAACGCAGAGATGAAGACCCAGAAATTCTCAAATTTCATAAATGCATTTCAATTGATAGCAATGTCACATGATCTGGATTTATCAGGTCTCTTTGAAGGGCAG GATGGCAAAAGGCAGAGAACCACAATTGGATCCAAGCATACAGTTAATGAAACCATAAAGAAAATAGAAGCCGCTGCAATGGATGTGAGTCTGTCGGTTGAAAGGATGAATAGTTTCAAG GTAATTGTGGTTGCTCCAACAAATTGTGTTGTAGAAATATCAAAATCGGCAGGAGAAATAGCAGTTTACAAAGAG CTCCAAAGAAGAAAAAGACAGAACAGAAGACCAGCGAGGATATTTCTCCTCTTGAAGATCgggttaattaatttagtttcaacTTCCATCCTTTCAGTATCCTGA
- the LOC107909211 gene encoding CBL-interacting serine/threonine-protein kinase 21 isoform X2, which yields MGLATTIGKYQLGRTIGEGTFAKVKLAVDTTNGHHVAIKIIDKAMVLESNLKYQVQSEIRTMKLLHHPNVVRIHEVIGSKTKIYIIMEYISGGQLSDKLSYAKKLSEPEGRKIFQQLIDAVDHCHGKGVYHRDLKPENLLLDSKGNLKVTDFGLSALRKPGDMLTTACGSPCYVAPELLANKGYNGAAADIWSCGVILFELLAGYLPFDDRNLVVLYKKISGAQYTCPPWFTGPQRKLIARILDPNPKRRITIPEITEDAWFQTDYTPSCGYEYEEKIDLDDVSVTFDTVEEQNAEMKTQKFSNFINAFQLIAMSHDLDLSGLFEGQDGKRQRTTIGSKHTVNETIKKIEAAAMDVSLSVERMNSFKMKIHPKQKMTRCCRSSYDLSAEVIVVAPTNCVVEISKSAGEIAVYKELQRRKRQNRRPARIFLLLKIGLINLVSTSILSVS from the exons ATGGGGCTTGCAACAACTATAGGTAAATATCAGCTAGGTAGAACTATTGGAGAAGGTACCTTTGCCAAGGTCAAGCTGGCTGTGGACACCACCAACGGTCATCACGTTGCCATCAAGATTATCGATAAGGCCATGGTGCTGGAAAGCAATCTCAAGTATCAG GTACAAAGCGAGATACGGACCATGAAGCTTCTACATCACCCCAATGTTGTAAGAATACATGAG GTTATTGGCTCCAAGACGAAGATATACATAATAATGGAGTACATATCAGGAGGGCAACTTTCAGACAAATTG TCTTATGCCAAAAAATTGAGTGAACCAGAGGGAAGAAAAATTTTCCAGCAATTAATAGATGCAGTAGACCATTGCCATGGAAAAGGAGTCTACCACAGAGATCTAAAG CCAGAGAATTTGCTTTTGGACAGTAAGGGAAACCTTAAAGTAACTGATTTTGGACTGAGTGCTTTGAGGAAG CCAGGAGATATGCTAACTACAGCGTGTGGCTCGCCATGCTACGTAGCACCAGAG CTACTTGCAAATAAGGGCTATAATGGAGCAGCTGCTGATATTTGGTCTTGTGGTGTCATCCTTTTCGAACTACTTGCTGGCTACTTACCATTTGATGATCGTAATCTTGTTGTTTTATACAAGAAG ATATCTGGAGCACAATACACATGTCCGCCATGGTTTACAGGACCTCAGAGGAAGCTGATTGCGCGAATACTTGATCCGAATCCAAAAAGG AGGATAACAATTCCAGAAATCACTGAAGATGCATGGTTTCAAACAGATTATACGCCTTCGTGCGGCTATGAATACGAAGAGAAAATAGACCTGGATGATGTTAGTGTCACCTTCGATACAGTTGAG GAACAAAACGCAGAGATGAAGACCCAGAAATTCTCAAATTTCATAAATGCATTTCAATTGATAGCAATGTCACATGATCTGGATTTATCAGGTCTCTTTGAAGGGCAG GATGGCAAAAGGCAGAGAACCACAATTGGATCCAAGCATACAGTTAATGAAACCATAAAGAAAATAGAAGCCGCTGCAATGGATGTGAGTCTGTCGGTTGAAAGGATGAATAGTTTCAAG ATGAAAATTCATCCAAAACAGAAGATGACTAGATGTTGTAGATCATCGTATGACCTATCAGCTGAG GTAATTGTGGTTGCTCCAACAAATTGTGTTGTAGAAATATCAAAATCGGCAGGAGAAATAGCAGTTTACAAAGAG CTCCAAAGAAGAAAAAGACAGAACAGAAGACCAGCGAGGATATTTCTCCTCTTGAAGATCgggttaattaatttagtttcaacTTCCATCCTTTCAGTATCCTGA
- the LOC107909211 gene encoding CBL-interacting serine/threonine-protein kinase 21 isoform X1 — protein sequence MGLATTIGKYQLGRTIGEGTFAKVKLAVDTTNGHHVAIKIIDKAMVLESNLKYQVQSEIRTMKLLHHPNVVRIHEVIGSKTKIYIIMEYISGGQLSDKLSYAKKLSEPEGRKIFQQLIDAVDHCHGKGVYHRDLKPENLLLDSKGNLKVTDFGLSALRKPGDMLTTACGSPCYVAPELLANKGYNGAAADIWSCGVILFELLAGYLPFDDRNLVVLYKKISGAQYTCPPWFTGPQRKLIARILDPNPKRRITIPEITEDAWFQTDYTPSCGYEYEEKIDLDDVSVTFDTVEEQNAEMKTQKFSNFINAFQLIAMSHDLDLSGLFEGQDGKRQRTTIGSKHTVNETIKKIEAAAMDVSLSVERMNSFKMKIHPKQKMTRCCRSSYDLSAEVIVVAPTNCVVEISKSAGEIAVYKEFCKSLSSLLIEKSDASSQIQGSKTVTNSTSILMNECSKEEKDRTEDQRGYFSS from the exons ATGGGGCTTGCAACAACTATAGGTAAATATCAGCTAGGTAGAACTATTGGAGAAGGTACCTTTGCCAAGGTCAAGCTGGCTGTGGACACCACCAACGGTCATCACGTTGCCATCAAGATTATCGATAAGGCCATGGTGCTGGAAAGCAATCTCAAGTATCAG GTACAAAGCGAGATACGGACCATGAAGCTTCTACATCACCCCAATGTTGTAAGAATACATGAG GTTATTGGCTCCAAGACGAAGATATACATAATAATGGAGTACATATCAGGAGGGCAACTTTCAGACAAATTG TCTTATGCCAAAAAATTGAGTGAACCAGAGGGAAGAAAAATTTTCCAGCAATTAATAGATGCAGTAGACCATTGCCATGGAAAAGGAGTCTACCACAGAGATCTAAAG CCAGAGAATTTGCTTTTGGACAGTAAGGGAAACCTTAAAGTAACTGATTTTGGACTGAGTGCTTTGAGGAAG CCAGGAGATATGCTAACTACAGCGTGTGGCTCGCCATGCTACGTAGCACCAGAG CTACTTGCAAATAAGGGCTATAATGGAGCAGCTGCTGATATTTGGTCTTGTGGTGTCATCCTTTTCGAACTACTTGCTGGCTACTTACCATTTGATGATCGTAATCTTGTTGTTTTATACAAGAAG ATATCTGGAGCACAATACACATGTCCGCCATGGTTTACAGGACCTCAGAGGAAGCTGATTGCGCGAATACTTGATCCGAATCCAAAAAGG AGGATAACAATTCCAGAAATCACTGAAGATGCATGGTTTCAAACAGATTATACGCCTTCGTGCGGCTATGAATACGAAGAGAAAATAGACCTGGATGATGTTAGTGTCACCTTCGATACAGTTGAG GAACAAAACGCAGAGATGAAGACCCAGAAATTCTCAAATTTCATAAATGCATTTCAATTGATAGCAATGTCACATGATCTGGATTTATCAGGTCTCTTTGAAGGGCAG GATGGCAAAAGGCAGAGAACCACAATTGGATCCAAGCATACAGTTAATGAAACCATAAAGAAAATAGAAGCCGCTGCAATGGATGTGAGTCTGTCGGTTGAAAGGATGAATAGTTTCAAG ATGAAAATTCATCCAAAACAGAAGATGACTAGATGTTGTAGATCATCGTATGACCTATCAGCTGAG GTAATTGTGGTTGCTCCAACAAATTGTGTTGTAGAAATATCAAAATCGGCAGGAGAAATAGCAGTTTACAAAGAG TTCTGCAAGAGTTTGTCAAGTCTGCTGATAGAGAAATCAGATGCCTCATCACAAATTCAAGGGTCCAAGACAGTCACCAACAGCACTAGTATTCTAATGAATGAATG CTCCAAAGAAGAAAAAGACAGAACAGAAGACCAGCGAGGATATTTCTCCTCTTGA
- the LOC107909211 gene encoding CBL-interacting serine/threonine-protein kinase 21 isoform X3 — MGLATTIGKYQLGRTIGEGTFAKVKLAVDTTNGHHVAIKIIDKAMVLESNLKYQVQSEIRTMKLLHHPNVVRIHEVIGSKTKIYIIMEYISGGQLSDKLSYAKKLSEPEGRKIFQQLIDAVDHCHGKGVYHRDLKPENLLLDSKGNLKVTDFGLSALRKPGDMLTTACGSPCYVAPELLANKGYNGAAADIWSCGVILFELLAGYLPFDDRNLVVLYKKISGAQYTCPPWFTGPQRKLIARILDPNPKRRITIPEITEDAWFQTDYTPSCGYEYEEKIDLDDVSVTFDTVEEQNAEMKTQKFSNFINAFQLIAMSHDLDLSGLFEGQDGKRQRTTIGSKHTVNETIKKIEAAAMDVSLSVERMNSFKVIVVAPTNCVVEISKSAGEIAVYKEFCKSLSSLLIEKSDASSQIQGSKTVTNSTSILMNECSKEEKDRTEDQRGYFSS, encoded by the exons ATGGGGCTTGCAACAACTATAGGTAAATATCAGCTAGGTAGAACTATTGGAGAAGGTACCTTTGCCAAGGTCAAGCTGGCTGTGGACACCACCAACGGTCATCACGTTGCCATCAAGATTATCGATAAGGCCATGGTGCTGGAAAGCAATCTCAAGTATCAG GTACAAAGCGAGATACGGACCATGAAGCTTCTACATCACCCCAATGTTGTAAGAATACATGAG GTTATTGGCTCCAAGACGAAGATATACATAATAATGGAGTACATATCAGGAGGGCAACTTTCAGACAAATTG TCTTATGCCAAAAAATTGAGTGAACCAGAGGGAAGAAAAATTTTCCAGCAATTAATAGATGCAGTAGACCATTGCCATGGAAAAGGAGTCTACCACAGAGATCTAAAG CCAGAGAATTTGCTTTTGGACAGTAAGGGAAACCTTAAAGTAACTGATTTTGGACTGAGTGCTTTGAGGAAG CCAGGAGATATGCTAACTACAGCGTGTGGCTCGCCATGCTACGTAGCACCAGAG CTACTTGCAAATAAGGGCTATAATGGAGCAGCTGCTGATATTTGGTCTTGTGGTGTCATCCTTTTCGAACTACTTGCTGGCTACTTACCATTTGATGATCGTAATCTTGTTGTTTTATACAAGAAG ATATCTGGAGCACAATACACATGTCCGCCATGGTTTACAGGACCTCAGAGGAAGCTGATTGCGCGAATACTTGATCCGAATCCAAAAAGG AGGATAACAATTCCAGAAATCACTGAAGATGCATGGTTTCAAACAGATTATACGCCTTCGTGCGGCTATGAATACGAAGAGAAAATAGACCTGGATGATGTTAGTGTCACCTTCGATACAGTTGAG GAACAAAACGCAGAGATGAAGACCCAGAAATTCTCAAATTTCATAAATGCATTTCAATTGATAGCAATGTCACATGATCTGGATTTATCAGGTCTCTTTGAAGGGCAG GATGGCAAAAGGCAGAGAACCACAATTGGATCCAAGCATACAGTTAATGAAACCATAAAGAAAATAGAAGCCGCTGCAATGGATGTGAGTCTGTCGGTTGAAAGGATGAATAGTTTCAAG GTAATTGTGGTTGCTCCAACAAATTGTGTTGTAGAAATATCAAAATCGGCAGGAGAAATAGCAGTTTACAAAGAG TTCTGCAAGAGTTTGTCAAGTCTGCTGATAGAGAAATCAGATGCCTCATCACAAATTCAAGGGTCCAAGACAGTCACCAACAGCACTAGTATTCTAATGAATGAATG CTCCAAAGAAGAAAAAGACAGAACAGAAGACCAGCGAGGATATTTCTCCTCTTGA